One part of the Bdellovibrio sp. KM01 genome encodes these proteins:
- a CDS encoding BON domain-containing protein, producing the protein MHNKSNRNESRRPYSSQGSYSSRNESRWSGDRDSQRGNFSSYNEDESARDYNMEGSSSRRDWDFEGGTRGAYGRGSSNGGDIRYGTDRYNSNDDRYSNNWQATSDYDTNSSRNRMNSGRGDYRSDRGWDRNSMDRNNQGMPYSRNYESTRFNSQEDRESDSSPSYGGYSRDYSSQNYSDRDYTGSQSYSGRGNRLREDNYGSHSGQGRDESRRSFEGRGPKSYTRSDDRIKEDVCDMLTRHSEIDANDIEVEVKNGEVTLSGTVNERRMKHMAEDLAERVSSVKDVTNNIRVQKESTHDWSSSSQSESSIDGTSSSTKGSSAGKRAGSSTGTNQNPNH; encoded by the coding sequence ATGCACAATAAATCAAACAGAAATGAAAGCCGCCGCCCTTACTCTTCACAAGGATCCTATTCTTCCAGAAATGAATCCCGTTGGAGTGGCGACAGAGATTCCCAACGTGGCAACTTCTCAAGCTACAATGAAGATGAAAGTGCCCGTGACTATAACATGGAAGGCTCCAGTAGCCGTCGTGACTGGGACTTTGAAGGTGGCACCCGCGGGGCTTATGGCCGAGGCAGCAGCAACGGCGGCGATATCCGTTACGGCACTGACCGCTATAACTCAAACGACGACCGTTATTCCAACAACTGGCAAGCTACAAGTGACTATGACACGAACTCCAGCCGCAACCGCATGAATTCAGGTCGTGGCGACTATCGCAGTGACCGCGGCTGGGATCGCAACAGCATGGATCGCAACAATCAAGGTATGCCATACAGTCGAAATTATGAAAGCACTCGCTTTAACAGTCAGGAAGACAGAGAATCTGACTCTTCTCCAAGCTATGGTGGCTACAGCAGAGACTATAGCTCACAAAACTATTCTGACCGTGACTATACGGGATCACAATCATACTCTGGACGTGGAAATCGTCTGCGCGAAGACAACTACGGTTCTCACAGTGGCCAAGGACGCGATGAATCTCGTCGCAGCTTCGAAGGGCGCGGTCCAAAGTCCTACACTCGTTCTGACGACCGCATTAAAGAAGATGTTTGCGACATGCTGACACGTCACTCAGAAATCGACGCCAATGACATCGAAGTCGAAGTAAAAAATGGCGAAGTCACTTTGTCTGGCACTGTGAACGAGCGTCGCATGAAACACATGGCAGAGGATTTGGCGGAACGCGTTTCTTCAGTAAAAGACGTGACCAACAATATCCGCGTGCAAAAAGAATCCACTCACGACTGGTCTTCGTCCTCACAAAGTGAATCCAGCATTGATGGCACTTCATCTTCAACAAAGGGGTCTTCTGCGGGAAAGCGCGCAGGCTCTAGCACGGGCACAAACCAAAATCCAAATCACTAA